In Pseudonocardia cypriaca, a single genomic region encodes these proteins:
- a CDS encoding DUF1416 domain-containing protein, translating into MCGAPDQAVALPPGTDLTKETVLTGRVVASGEPVGGAFVRLLDGTGEFTAEVVASEAGQFRFFAAPGTWTVRALSRVGTGQAELTADGPGVHRAEIALV; encoded by the coding sequence ATGTGCGGCGCACCCGACCAGGCGGTCGCGCTCCCGCCCGGCACCGACCTGACCAAGGAGACCGTCCTCACCGGCCGGGTCGTCGCGAGCGGTGAGCCCGTCGGGGGTGCCTTCGTGCGGCTGCTGGACGGCACCGGCGAGTTCACGGCGGAGGTCGTGGCGTCCGAGGCCGGGCAGTTCCGGTTCTTCGCCGCACCCGGCACCTGGACCGTCCGCGCGCTGTCGCGGGTGGGCACGGGCCAGGCCGAGCTGACGGCCGACGGCCCCGGCGTCCACCGCGCGGAGATCGCGCTCGTGTAG
- a CDS encoding FABP family protein: protein MSRPNDEMPGTITGPANAAADSPQRNRPRFDDLPIPDDTANLREGPDLHELCIGLLPLVGVWRGTGEVVYPTIDGPYTFGQQIVFAHDGRPFLTYEAKAWLLGPDGEVLRPAARETGFWRPQPDGELEVLITHATGISEIFYGRARNLTSWEIETDAVVRTASAKDVVGSHRLYGLVEGGDLAYVDERAMMGQPLQPHLSARLNRIAG from the coding sequence ATGAGCCGGCCGAACGACGAGATGCCGGGCACCATCACCGGCCCGGCGAACGCAGCGGCCGACTCCCCGCAGCGCAACCGGCCGCGGTTCGACGACCTCCCGATCCCGGACGACACCGCGAACCTGCGTGAGGGCCCCGACCTGCACGAGCTGTGCATCGGCCTGCTCCCGCTCGTCGGCGTCTGGCGCGGCACCGGGGAGGTCGTCTACCCCACGATCGACGGCCCGTACACCTTCGGGCAGCAGATCGTCTTCGCCCACGACGGGCGCCCGTTCCTCACCTACGAGGCCAAGGCGTGGCTGCTCGGCCCCGACGGCGAGGTGCTGCGGCCCGCGGCGCGCGAGACCGGCTTCTGGCGGCCGCAGCCCGACGGCGAGCTCGAGGTGCTGATCACCCACGCCACCGGGATCAGCGAGATCTTCTACGGCCGGGCCCGGAACCTCACGTCCTGGGAGATCGAGACCGACGCGGTGGTACGCACGGCGTCGGCCAAGGACGTGGTGGGCTCGCACCGCCTCTACGGACTCGTGGAGGGCGGCGACCTGGCCTACGTGGACGAGCGGGCGATGATGGGCCAGCCCCTCCAGCCGCACCTCTCGGCACGCCTGAACCGGATCGCCGGCTGA